A section of the Castanea sativa cultivar Marrone di Chiusa Pesio chromosome 12, ASM4071231v1 genome encodes:
- the LOC142619156 gene encoding uncharacterized protein LOC142619156 isoform X4 — MKKTLGIWNQPHTIKYQLPDEDLDALISVSSDEDLQNMIEEYCGLERHGGSQRLRIFLIPLCESEILSSFDGNPIQQNSPDYQYVVAVNGILDHTPRKNTSGMSLASEADKLGTNLDRIPSLHRSSPTAPVPLELKGGFNALHPAQFFNQSQNMSRSPNHSPPHSPVPLQQEDSKSVHMQLHGDNSRKSSNESSSSSLTTQLPPEDCSTNTAGSKYLPQGVVTLMNHHHPYKQVDVGHPEHCHGEHIHNCNSSKETTSSVDRNDSDFDGFSYEKPIHKERTFHSEKPTSRPEDPLGLFSGSSDSIDSHRGMSHAFSDSKLNENGGSSAYCSQEGMSPLSPLNFPKAQPPLHLSASQEKPLQPNENMGLVYPQVQYMLVDVDPTGSQSRLDLLNSSTCSEIPSWNKPIYKVTGGVDDKYPTSGKDFNKSAFITLNHLEKNSTLETMERLDENNLFLYQGGKLNGERSPATGLECKNILPNVKSNLTSSFGVDTSTQELQVSGDALPVSSAINFKPFVDNIIEHPKNFQVEKTPPDLVMSQRTANDQDCDMTTRVIGEQEKDISGFGNSEVAGLYPSARQQSYDENSLSDLMSGSIYGLASHAPPLLQPVGSQNDMAVNEPKLMSSIDLYPSAVLDDSDLSSNLNKNDHTLIGNPTEDALFMRDFSLLDADFVSYPYQKVENLGFGGSVCEKSNVKDSTLENLNFPIKSHEKNQLESVIGEDVNETIHSHVQSLSITVPYILDETSSYNIDFGSPAATEVEGSVIPEFESEDAKADDEDITFSISDAMIAEMEASIYGLQIIKNADLEELRELGAGTYGTVYHGKWRGTDVAIKRIKKSCFSGRSSEQERLTKDFWREAQILSNLHHPNVVAFYGVVPDGAGGTLATVTEFMVNGSLRHVLLKKDRLLDRRKKLIIAMDAAFGMEYLHSKNIVHFDLKCDNLLVNLRDPHRPICKVGDFGLSRIKRNTLVSGGVRGTLPWMAPELLNGSSSRVSEKVDVFSFGISMWEILTGEEPYANMHCGAIIGGIVKNSLRPPIPEHCDPEWRKLMEECWSPDPEIRPSFTEITNRLRSMSIVLQSKGIVR, encoded by the exons ATGAAGAAAACGTTGGGTATTTGGAACCAACCTCACACTATAAAGTACCAGCTTCCTGATGAGGATCTTGATGCGCTTATATCTGTGTCTTCTGATGAGGATCTTCAGAATATGATAGAGGAATATTGTGGGCTTGAAAGGCATGGGGGTTCTCAAAGACTCCGGATCTTTTTGATTCCTCTTTGTGAATCTGAAATTTTATCTTCCTTTGATGGAAACCCCATTCAACAGAACAGTCCTGATTACCAATATGTTGTTGCTGTGAACGGGATTCTAGATCATACTCCTAGGAAGAACACTAGTGGGATGAGTTTGGCAAGTGAAGCAGATAAGCTTGGAACTAATTTGGACCGCATTCCTAGCCTTCATAGAAGTTCTCCAACTGCCCCAGTTCCGTTGGAGTTAAAGGGTGGTTTTAATGCTTTGCATCCTGCTCAGTTCTTTAATCAGTCCCAGAATATGAGCAGGTCTCCCAATCATTCTCCTCCTCATTCTCCAGTCCCACTTCAGCAGGAAGATTCAAAGAGTGTTCATATGCAATTGCATGGTGATAACTCACGCAAGAGTAGCAATGAGAGCAGCAGTTCTTCTCTCACTACTCAACTACCACCTGAGGACTGCAGCACTAACACTGCTGGTTCCAAATACCTTCCGCAAGGGGTGGTTACTTTAATGAATCATCACCACCCTTATAAACAAGTTGATGTCGGCCACCCAGAGCATTGTCATGGAGAACATATTCACAACTGCAATTCCAGCAAAGAAACAACTTCTTCCGTTGATCGAAATGACAGTGACTTTGATGGATTCTCCTATGAGAAACCAATACACAAGGAAAGGACATTCCACTCTGAAAAGCCAACCTCGCGTCCAGAAGATCCACTGGGTCTCTTTTCCGGATCAAGTGACTCCATTGATTCTCATCGTGGGATGTCACATGCATTTTCTGATTCAAAGCTGAATGAGAATGGAGGGAGCTCTGCATACTGTTCGCAAGAAGGAATGAGCCCGTTGTCTCCTCTAAACTTTCCAAAGGCTCAACCACCTTTACACTTAAGTGCCTCACAAGAAAAGCCGCTGCAACCAAATGAGAATATGGGTCTTGTCTACCCTCAGGTACAGTATATGTTAGTGGATGTTGACCCAACTGGATCTCAAAGTAGACTGGATTTGCTGAATTCTTCCACATGTTCAGAGATACCGAGCTGGAACAAACCTATTTATAAGGTTACTGGTGGTGTTGATGACAAATACCCAACATCTGGGAAAGATTTCAATAAATCTGCTTTCATTACACTGAACCACTtggaaaaaaattcaactttggAAACTATGGAAAGGCTTGATGAAAATAATCTCTTTCTGTATCAAGGTGGAAAACTTAATGGGGAGAGATCTCCTGCCACTGGATTGGAATGTAAGAACATATTGCCTAATGTAAAGTCCAACCTAACTTCCAGTTTTGGTGTTGATACATCTACACAAGAGTTGCAAGTCTCAGGCGATGCGCTTCCTGTATCCTCAGCCATTAATTTCAAGCCTTTTGTAGATAACATAATAGAGCACCCCAAAAATTTCCAAGTAGAGAAAACCCCTCCTGATCTTGTCATGAGCCAAAGAACTGCCAATGATCAAGACTGTGATATGACTACAAGAGTGATTGGAGAACAAGAAAAAGATATTTCAGGGTTTGGGAATTCTGAAGTTGCAGGCTTATATCCAAGTGCCAGACAGCAGTCTTATGATGAAAATTCTTTGTCTGATCTAATGTCTGGGTCAATTTATGGCCTAGCTTCCCATGCACCTCCATTGCTTCAACCTGTTGGAAGTCAAAACGACATGGCTGTTAATGAGCCCAAGCTAATGAGCTCTATAGATTTGTACCCATCAGCTGTCCTTGATGATTCTGATTTGAGCTCAAACTTGAATAAGAATGACCATACATTGATTGGGAATCCAACCGAAGATGCTTTGTTTATGAGAGACTTTTCTCTCCTAGATGCCGACTTTGTTAGTTACCCTTATCAGAAGGTTGAGAATTTGGGCTTTGGAGGATCTGTTTGTGAGAAGTCAAATGTTAAAGATAGCACATTAGAAAATCTAAATTTCCCAATAAAAAGTCATGAAAAAAATCAGCTGGAGTCGGTTATTGGGGAAGATGTGAATGAGACTATTCATTCTCATGTCCAGTCTTTATCAATAACTGTGCCATACATCCTTGATGAAACCAGCAGTTACAATATCGATTTTGGATCCCCTGCTGCAACAGAGGTGGAGGGCAGCGTCATTCCAGAGTTCGAGTCTGAG GATGCTAAGGCTGATGACGAAGACATTACTTTTTCAATTAGTGATGCAATGATAGCTGAAATGGAAGCCAGCATATATGGCTTGCAG ATTATAAAGAATGCTGATCTTGAAGAACTACGAGAGTTAGGAGCTGGTACATATGGGACTGTTTATCATGGAAAATGGCGGGGAACAGATGTTGCTAtaaagagaattaaaaaaagttgCTTTTCAGGTAGATCGTCAGAGCAAGAACGCTTG ACAAAAGACTTCTGGAGAGAGGCGCAGATCCTCTCTAATCTTCACCATCCAAATGTCGTTGCATTTTATGGTGTAGTACCAGATGGAGCTGGAGGAACCCTGGCAACTGTGACAGAGTTTATGGTGAACGGGTCACTTAGACATGTCCTACTTAAGAAGGATAG ATTGCTTGATCGCCGTAAAAAGCTTATAATTGCCATGGATGCAGCTTTTGGCATGGAATACTTGCATTCAAAAAATATTGTCCATTTTGATTTGAAATGTGACAATTTGCTTGTCAACCTGAGGGATCCACACCGACCCATATGCAAG GTTGGAGATTTTGGGCTATCAAGAATTAAACGCAATACTCTTGTATCTGGTGGTGTGAGAGGAACCCTTCCATGGATGGCACCAGAATTGTTGAATGGTAGCAGTAGCCGGGTCTCTGAGAAG GTTGATGTTTTCTCATTTGGCATCTCAATGTGGGAGATATTGACTGGTGAGGAGCCTTATGCAAATATGCATTGTGGTGCCATTATTG